The genomic segment CTGGAAGTAATACTCCTGTAACAGCATCTGAGGGATATGAAGAAAGGAGTTTTAATCCCATAGATAAAATTGCCTGTCTTGTACTTTCTGCTCTTTTTTTGTGTTCTTCCCATATTTTTTCAATTCCATATCCTTTAATTATTTCTATTGATTTTCTTAATCCAACTATTAAAGAAACAGGTATCGTAAATGGAAAATCATATTTTTCAAGTGTCTTTTTATATTTTTTAAGGTCAAAATAATATTTTGGAAGATTTGAGTTTTGGGTTTTTGTCCATGCTTTTTCACTTAAAGAAATGAAAGCAAGTCCGGGTGGAAGCATAAAGGCCTTCTGTGAGCCAGTTAGAAGACAATCTATTTTCCAGTCGTCCATATAACATGGAACAGCACCAAGAGAACTTATTGCATCAACTACAAGTATTATATCCGGATATTTTGAAACAATTTCACCATAACCTTTTACATCAAAATGAGTTGCAGTTGATGTTTCACACAAATTGGCAAAAACTCCTTTAGCATCTTTATTTTCTTCTATGATTTTTTCAAGTTCTTCTTTTTTGAATGTTTTCCCCCATTCAACCTTTACATCAACAACATTAAGTCCATAAGATTTCCCTATTTCAACAAACCTTTCTCCAAATTTTCCACCATTTATAACTATTATTTTTTCTCCTTTTGAGAATAGATTTACAACACTTGCTTCCATTGCTCCTGTTCCAGATGAAGATAAAATTAAAACATCATTTTTTGTCTGAAATAAATATTTAAGTCCTTCAAAAACCTCTTTTGCAATATTTAAAAATTCTTCTGTTCTGTGATGTATTATTGGTTTTGCCATTTCAAGTAAGACATCTTCAGGAATACTTGTTGGTCCTGGTGTAAAAAGTTTATGCTTTTTCATTTTACCTCCTCTTTTTAAATTAAAGCATTTTTTAAAACTTCTTTTACATCTTCAACTTCAATAATTTCAATACTTTCTTTAACCTTTTTTGGAATTTCAATAAGGTCTTTATCGTTTTCTTTAGGAATTATCACTCTTTTAATTCCTGCTCT from the bacterium genome contains:
- a CDS encoding alanine--glyoxylate aminotransferase family protein, translated to MKKHKLFTPGPTSIPEDVLLEMAKPIIHHRTEEFLNIAKEVFEGLKYLFQTKNDVLILSSSGTGAMEASVVNLFSKGEKIIVINGGKFGERFVEIGKSYGLNVVDVKVEWGKTFKKEELEKIIEENKDAKGVFANLCETSTATHFDVKGYGEIVSKYPDIILVVDAISSLGAVPCYMDDWKIDCLLTGSQKAFMLPPGLAFISLSEKAWTKTQNSNLPKYYFDLKKYKKTLEKYDFPFTIPVSLIVGLRKSIEIIKGYGIEKIWEEHKKRAESTRQAILSMGLKLLSSYPSDAVTGVLLPESVNGDELIKFVRKNYGISIAPGQDKLKGKIVRISHLGWQDEFDVITGITALGIGLEKLGYKVDIGKGIEKAKEILFS